In one window of Carassius auratus strain Wakin chromosome 28, ASM336829v1, whole genome shotgun sequence DNA:
- the LOC113047426 gene encoding zinc finger protein 271-like isoform X4, producing the protein MKVHTGAKPFTCNQCGKIFTQSSNLKDHMNIHTGEKPYKCSHCDKRFSQSVNLKTHERIHTGEKPYKCSHCDKRFSQSVNLKTHERIHTGEKPYKCSHCDKRFSHSADLKKHERIHTGEKPYKCSHCDKRFSHTVSLKTHERIHTGEKPYKCSHCDKRFSQSAALKKHERIHTGEKPYKCSHCDKRFGVSSSLKTHERIHTGEKLYKCSHCDKRFGVSSSLKTHEKIHTGEKPYKCSNCDKRFGASTELKTHQRIHTGEKPYKCSHCDKRFGVSSSLKKHERIHTGEKTYKCSHCDKRFYNLSSLKKHERIHTGEKPYKCSHCDKRFSQSVSLKTHETIHTGEKPYKCSHCGKRFSQRGYLKKHERIHTGEKPYKCSHCDKRFGASSSLKTHERIHTGEKPYKCSHCDKRFSDLSSLKTHERIHTGEKTYKCSHCDKRFSVSSNLKTHERIHTGEKPYKCSHCDKRFGDSSSLKTHERIHTGEKPYKCLICDRKFRDSSSQKKHERIHLGEKAHHRNVCGKRSIKSSVIHSQTKNNHSKSP; encoded by the exons ATGAAAGTTCATACTGGAGCGAAACCATTCACTTGCAATCAGTGCGGGAAGATTTTCACACAATCATCAAATCTTAAggatcacatgaacatccacactggagagaaaccttacaagtgttcacactgtgacaagagattcagtcagtcagtcaatctgaaaacacatgagaggatccacactggagagaaaccttacaagtgttcacactgtgacaagagattcagtcagtcagtcaatctgaaaacacatgagaggatccacactggagagaaaccttacaagtgttcacactgtgacaagagattcagtcattcagcagatctgaaaaaacacgagaggatccacactggagagaaaccttacaagtgttcacactgtgacaagagattcagtcatacagtcagtctgaaaacacatgagaggatccacactggagagaaaccttacaagtgttcacactgtgacaagagattcagtcagtcagcagctctgaaaaaacatgagaggatccacactggagagaaaccttacaagtgttcacactgtgacaagagattcggtgtgtcatcaagtctgaaaacacatgagaggatccacactggagagaaactttacaagtgttcacactgtgacaagagattcggtgtgtcatcaagtctgaaaacacacgagaagatccacactggagagaaaccttacaagtgttcaaactgtgacaagagatttggTGCGTCAACAGAGCTGAAAACAcaccagaggatccacactggagagaaaccttacaagtgttcacactgtgacaagagattcggtgtgtcatcaagtctgaaaaaacatgagaggatccacactggagagaaaacttacaagtgttcacactgtgacaagagattctataatttatcaagtctgaaaaaacatgagaggattcacactggagagaaaccttacaagtgttcacactgtgacaagagattcagtcagtcagtaagtctgaaaacacatgagacgattcacactggagagaaaccttataagtgttcacactgtggcaagagattcagtcaaagaggatatcttaaaaaacatgagaggattcatactggagagaaaccttataagtgttcacactgtgacaagagattcggtgcgtcatcaagtctgaaaacacatgagaggatccacactggagagaaaccttacaaatgttcacactgtgacaagagattcagtgatttatcaagtctgaaaacac atgagaggatccacactggagagaaaacttacaagtgttcacactgtgacaagagatttagtgtgtcatcaaatctgaaaacacatgagaggatccacactggagagaaaccttacaagtgttcacactgtgacaagagattcggtgattcatcaagtctgaaaacacatgagaggatccacactggagagaaaccttacaagtgtttaATCTGTGACAGGAAATTCAGGGATTCATCGAGTcagaaaaaacatgagaggattcaccTTGGAGAGAAAGCACATCACCGCAATGTATGTGGAAAGCGTTCCATTAAGTCATCTGTTATACACagtcaaacaaaaaacaatcacagTAAGTCCCCGTAA
- the LOC113047426 gene encoding zinc finger protein 271-like isoform X3 encodes MKVHTGAKPFTCNQCGKIFTQSSNLKDHMNIHTGEKPYKCSHCDKRFSQSVNLKTHERIHTGEKPYKCSHCDKRFSQSVNLKTHERIHTGEKPYKCSHCDKRFSHSADLKKHERIHTGEKPYKCSHCDKRFSHTVSLKTHERIHTGEKPYKCSHCDKRFSQSAALKKHERIHTGEKPYKCSHCDKRFGVSSSLKTHERIHTGEKLYKCSHCDKRFGVSSSLKTHEKIHTGEKPYKCSNCDKRFGASTELKTHQRIHTGEKPYKCSHCDKRFGVSSSLKKHERIHTGEKTYKCSHCDKRFYNLSSLKKHERIHTGEKPYKCSHCDKRFSQSVSLKTHETIHTGEKPYKCSHCGKRFSQRGYLKKHERIHTGEKPYKCSHCDKRFGASSSLKTHERIHTGEKPYKCSHCDKRFSDLSSLKTHERIHTGEKPYKCSHCDKRFSNLSHLKTHERFHTGEKHYKCSHCDKRFSVLSSLKRHERIHTGEKTYKCSHCDKRFSVSSNLKTHERIHTGEKPYKCSHCDKRFGDSSSLKTHERIHTGEKPYKCLICDRKFRDSSSQKKHERIHLGEKAHHRNVCGKRSIKSSVIHSQTKNNHSKSP; translated from the exons ATGAAAGTTCATACTGGAGCGAAACCATTCACTTGCAATCAGTGCGGGAAGATTTTCACACAATCATCAAATCTTAAggatcacatgaacatccacactggagagaaaccttacaagtgttcacactgtgacaagagattcagtcagtcagtcaatctgaaaacacatgagaggatccacactggagagaaaccttacaagtgttcacactgtgacaagagattcagtcagtcagtcaatctgaaaacacatgagaggatccacactggagagaaaccttacaagtgttcacactgtgacaagagattcagtcattcagcagatctgaaaaaacacgagaggatccacactggagagaaaccttacaagtgttcacactgtgacaagagattcagtcatacagtcagtctgaaaacacatgagaggatccacactggagagaaaccttacaagtgttcacactgtgacaagagattcagtcagtcagcagctctgaaaaaacatgagaggatccacactggagagaaaccttacaagtgttcacactgtgacaagagattcggtgtgtcatcaagtctgaaaacacatgagaggatccacactggagagaaactttacaagtgttcacactgtgacaagagattcggtgtgtcatcaagtctgaaaacacacgagaagatccacactggagagaaaccttacaagtgttcaaactgtgacaagagatttggTGCGTCAACAGAGCTGAAAACAcaccagaggatccacactggagagaaaccttacaagtgttcacactgtgacaagagattcggtgtgtcatcaagtctgaaaaaacatgagaggatccacactggagagaaaacttacaagtgttcacactgtgacaagagattctataatttatcaagtctgaaaaaacatgagaggattcacactggagagaaaccttacaagtgttcacactgtgacaagagattcagtcagtcagtaagtctgaaaacacatgagacgattcacactggagagaaaccttataagtgttcacactgtggcaagagattcagtcaaagaggatatcttaaaaaacatgagaggattcatactggagagaaaccttataagtgttcacactgtgacaagagattcggtgcgtcatcaagtctgaaaacacatgagaggatccacactggagagaaaccttacaaatgttcacactgtgacaagagattcagtgatttatcaagtctgaaaacac atgagaggatccacactggagagaaaccttacaagtgttcacactgtgacaagagattcagtaatttatcacatctgaaaacacatgagagatttcacactggagagaaacattataagtgttcacactgtgacaagagattcagtgtgttatcaagtctgaaaagacatgagaggatccacactggagagaaaacttacaagtgttcacactgtgacaagagatttagtgtgtcatcaaatctgaaaacacatgagaggatccacactggagagaaaccttacaagtgttcacactgtgacaagagattcggtgattcatcaagtctgaaaacacatgagaggatccacactggagagaaaccttacaagtgtttaATCTGTGACAGGAAATTCAGGGATTCATCGAGTcagaaaaaacatgagaggattcaccTTGGAGAGAAAGCACATCACCGCAATGTATGTGGAAAGCGTTCCATTAAGTCATCTGTTATACACagtcaaacaaaaaacaatcacagTAAGTCCCCGTAA